The bacterium region AACATTAACTTTGGAAATGCCTGATACACTGGCAGAAGAGATAAAGACTGCAGATAGCAGGTATATTTGTGAATTGATTAATTTAGGGATAAGATATCTAAAGATGGAAAATGCCCTATTATTATTGAAAAATGGGAATGTTTCTATTGGTTATGCGGCTAAAACAGCAGGTGTATCTGAGGATGAAATATCTACTCTTGCGTATGCCAGGGGTCTTACGCCTATCTTTAGCAAAGAAACTTTAAAAGAAGAACTTGGAATACCAGGAGACTAAAGTGGAAGTAATATCAAATTCTGGCCCGTTAATGGCATTGGGTAAATTAAATCTGCTTTACTTATTAAAACGATTGTATGGTAAAGTAATTATTGCGGATAGTGTTTATAAAGAATCTGTAACTATGGGGAAACTAAAAGGCTCTCAGGATGCCTTGACAATTGAGTTGTTTTTACACCAAAACAAATGGAATCCTTTAAAAATCCAGATTGACGAAATCAACTCAGAAATTCGCTACTCAAAATTAGATGATGGAGAAATAGAAAGTATCCATCTGGCAATGAGTTTCCCTAATAGTCTGCTATTACTTGACGATGAAAAGGCAAGAGAATCTGCTCGTAAAAAAGGGTTGAAAGTAAAAGGGACAGTCGGTGTTTTAGTCGAAGCATACCAAAAAGGTATAATTAATCTTGAGGAATTAGAATTCTTCTTAAATGAAATCTCTAAAAGAAAAGATATCTGGATAAGTGAGGAACTATGTCAGGAAATTATGAGAGAATTAAAAAATAGGTAACCGTTCAGGTATAGCTAAAAAGATATTATGTTTACCCCCACTATCCCATCAGTCCAATATTTCCCCTCTCTCTAATTTGAGAAAGAGGATTTGAAATATTCTACTGTTTTTTTAATACCCTCTTCAAGCCTAACTTTTGGTTGCCAGCCAAGTATTGTTTTTGCCTTTGTTCCATCAATGCAACTACGGGGTGTTTCCCCTTTTTTGGGTGGGGCATGAACTTCTTCGACATTAGCCTTCATTACTTCGACTATCATCTGGAACAATTCATTAACCGAGGTTTCCAATCCACAACCTATGTTAAATATCCCTGTTGTTTGTGAGTTCATAGCTAAAATATTTGCCTCAACGACATCATCAACATAAGTATAATCCCTTGTTTGTTTGCCATCACCATTTATTATCGGTTGTTGGTTGAGTAATATTTTATTTATAAAAATTGCGACTACTCCCGCCTCACCCCAGGGGTCTTGCCCTGGTCCATAAATGTTTGCATACCGTAAGATGATATAATTAAGATTATGTACTGCCCAATAATAATAGAGGTAATATTCAATAGTGAGTTTAT contains the following coding sequences:
- a CDS encoding NAD-dependent epimerase/dehydratase family protein — protein: MSDGGKSIENISDRGAGFIGSNLVDRLIDDGHKVIIIDNLFTGKEKNINPAAKFYKLDIQDPEIEQIFKDEQIDIVNHHAAQIDVRKSVDDPIFDARVNVLGSLNLLQLSTKYNIKKFIFASSGGTVYGEQSLYPAPETHPLLPISPYGINKLTIEYYLYYYWAVHNLNYIILRYANIYGPGQDPWGEAGVVAIFINKILLNQQPIINGDGKQTRDYTYVDDVVEANILAMNSQTTGIFNIGCGLETSVNELFQMIVEVMKANVEEVHAPPKKGETPRSCIDGTKAKTILGWQPKVRLEEGIKKTVEYFKSSFSN
- a CDS encoding DUF3368 domain-containing protein — translated: MEVISNSGPLMALGKLNLLYLLKRLYGKVIIADSVYKESVTMGKLKGSQDALTIELFLHQNKWNPLKIQIDEINSEIRYSKLDDGEIESIHLAMSFPNSLLLLDDEKARESARKKGLKVKGTVGVLVEAYQKGIINLEELEFFLNEISKRKDIWISEELCQEIMRELKNR